A segment of the Necator americanus strain Aroian chromosome IV, whole genome shotgun sequence genome:
GAAATTCATGGTTAAAGCCGTTGATTCCACATAATTCTAAGATTTCTGCATACTTCTCAGTTGCGggtcaaaaaaaataatgtacgGAGTGAAGGAAAATAAGGACTCCATACCTCCTACTGAGCGAATTTTGCACGAACTTTCCTGAAGTTTTctatggacaaaaaaaaaacctggcaTCTGTCAGAACTTATTCCATCAGgcaatttatgaaaaattgtgatttaCTGGTGGATGTACTTGAACACCTATTGAAAACCAAATACAAACGTGAAAAGACGGCTGTTAGCGTTACAACGAgcgaaaaactaaagaaatagCGGCGCCGAAACAAATTGTCAAAGAAAATGACTCGATGGAGAACATtcgcggagaaaaaaaaattgcaatagATGCAATAGGAAACCGAAGAGGATATGAAGGATGCTCGTAGGCAGTACATGTGGTCCGGAGTGTTCCAGACAATTCGACTAGGACGAGATCGATTCTGCGCGAACACGGCACCCCCCAAGAACGAGAAATAGAGAGGAATGTGCTGTCGGATCTATTAGCCAGGAGAGAGGGTAGGACGACGAGATAAAGATCATGCAGGGGCGGTGAGAAGATCGGGGGGAAAATTCCGGATGGAAACTGCTGAATTTTTAAGGGATTGAAGAATTCCGAAGGAACGGACGCAACGCGTCCCAATTTTAACCAATATAAATGTGATGTAATCAAAGATCTTCTCGATTATGATCTTCTCGCTTTTCTTTACTCGGCCAGTTTCCAGAACACATGTTTCAACGTCGTTTAAGTtcttattttgatttattccACCTTTTAAAGGGCTGTTCTAGAGCAGCTAGCTAAAGATCCTTTAAAATGGTCAACTTCAGAACTCACATTCATAATTAGCCTTACTTGAAGTCGTCTACACGACCTAGGACCTGGAGTTTTTTCtgctccggtttttttttcttcacgcaAGCAACTCGTGATAATATCtctaaactttttttgtagaacGAAACACAACGGCTGTTCAGAGAACCTAGGAATTTTAGGATTTCGCCAGTAAAAGGAACGAAGTAGGGTGAGGGGAAGGATAATACTCTAAAATACATTTCATAGTGTAATTACAAGTATTATTATGAATATTACTAGCTGCTGCTACAAGAAAATCATTCTCTAAGGAAAAATTAAGGTGATTCCATCATTACATCAGGTGGCTTGGGGATGCTTTAATGATCTAGAACCTCGCAAGTTTTCTTCATGCGTTATGTAAGGGGCTTCGGAGCTCTCGTCATGATCACGCTATGTattaacgagcttattctgtcacgtgctggtgtcacgaaattttaaaaaaagagtgagaCGGGTAAAACGGCGTCAATTTGTCACGTGTTTAtgtcacgaatctgaggtgatacggatttcaagtggagtattcatatacggcatagtagattatggagaggggagggCTTCGAGCGGTCCGGGCGCTACTTTCtgcgacgagttcgattggagcgcgtcagccttgtgcacgcgccgcctcttccggaccgttttttttacggcaattagggagaaatggacagattctttcctctccataatctactattctgtatacaaatactccacctgaaatccgttccacctcagattcgggggatgatgcctttaatcaatccgcttcggatgcgcccccacgttcactccaattgAGAATCgcttgaagtttacgaacgtataaATGGCAAAAAATCCTCTATACACCTAAGATCCGATTCGCCCTTCTATCTCTGATTATAGAAATTCACAAAGTTTGAGGACTTTCGTTGTTGGGCGCGATGGGGAGTTTGTGCGAAAAAAGAGTTCTgaggtacgaatttcaggtggagtattcgcatagtAGATCAtagagaggaggatgattccgtccattcctccctaattgccgtaaaaacagcccggaagacgaggcgcgtgcacagggctggcgcgctccaaccgaactcgtcccagaaaatagcgccccgatATGATCGAAACTGCATCTCCCGGgctattttttacggcaaagtggacggaatcacccttctcgtgataatctacgaccccgtatagctataacccacctgaaatccgaatcaccctagattcgtgggttaTCGTATATGGGTTGTTATATGGTTGGGGTTTATGTTTGATTATCTATATCAGTACGATGacgtcgttcacgtcattttacgttAAACTTCATCCTGGGATTACTGTTGAGGTAAATCTGGAGAAAAAACCTATACTTCGATTATTGTTTatcaaattttgtctatattGTATAAGTATCAAAAAACTCTTTGAATCTGATGTTTGAATGCTTTCAAAATGTAGACTtgatgaaagagaaaagaaaagaaaagaaagaaagaaagagaaccatgaaatatttttcctacatttattttttaaaaaaagaaaaaagcgtgtTGTtacaaatcaaaacaaaacccTAGAATTCACAGAATCCCAATTCTAATAAtcttcattgatcagtgaaccCTGCGGTGTGCAATCAAcggaaagtctgaagtccacctttagccggacgttcagagtGTTTTGTATAATAAAATGGTACGTATTATCTTTTACAATAGTAAAcccactaaaaaaaatcatttacttGTCCGAAAAAGAGTATAGCatttgaaaaaactaaaatcatTGATGACAAATTGATTTAGCCGTTTTCATAACTTAGAAGTGGTGGTTTCAAAAACATCAGTTAGTATATCATAGCTTTCTAAATGATCATTACCACTTTTACtcatcaatttatttatttttatcaatgGTCATTACCActtttattttcgtattttcgcTTCTGGATCTATATCCAAGTGCATCTAAGTGACGGACAAAATAATCAGAAAACCGTACAGACAAAATAATAaccataatataaaaaaaagaatcgaaaagAGGCTGCTACATTGTGTAGTTTCTCATCGTAACTTACGGAACAGGTCAACCTCAAGGCTTTagaaacatttcaaatatGCGCTGAGTGAAGATGTGATATCCACAGGGAATAGTAATAAGTACCAATAAGTAGTAAGAATAATAAACAGTTACAACcaaatcattattttattttgataataTTGCATGTTAAGTGCATCAGGGCGGgtttagtgtagcggttagaggttccacttcctgcacgatctatcggaggttcgaatccgccctagtgctcaccaagcctttcatccctccggggtcgataaattggtaggtgtctgagaggatagaaacactgacttaacacatcggctagccaccgaaagtcattgtcataggccagttacacgttcgtaaacctcaaacgattctgaattgaagtgaacgtaggggcgcatcccaagcggattgattaacgccagaaactttatccttcatcctttaagggcatcaccccacgaatctgagatggtacggatttcaggtggagtattcgtacacgggatagtaaattatggagaggggtgtgattccgtccatttcttcctaattgccgtaaaaaacggcccgaaagatgcggcgcgcgcacaaggctggcgcgctccagtcgaactccttgtagaagacagtgcgccagaacgcccgcagccgtatcttccggaccgttttttacgggaattattaaggaatggacggaatcacccttctctccataatctactatcccgtatacgaatactccacctgaaatccgtaccacctcagattcgtggagtgatgcctttaatgtgtCGATCTCGTAGTAGTACTCACCTCCAAAGTTTTGTGGTGCAACGGTAACACAAAATAAAGTgagtgttgagaatttctatGAGAAATCGTAGACATTTTTGGTTTTGGTTCTGATCACAagttttcacttttcagaACATTTGTCTCTACTGGAGAAAGTATGGGTCAAGTATCTTGAACTGAAATATTTGTCATCAAAAATAAACCACAAAGGGTTTTGatttcttcccaaaaaaaaagttttccatAAACAATTATGTAAAGCACAGAATTATTTTCGACTGCTCTAGCAGATGTGGTAGGAAAATGTTATGAACACCTGTGAGCACCACACACTGCTCTGGTTTTTTCCCCATTAACAATTTTGACAATTATTCtgactaaaaaataacaactcGAGGTTTGTTTAATATTCATTTCACAAGGAATTCGCTACAATAATCAAAGCGATAGTGTTCGTAATCGAAAATATGTAACAAATGACCAGCGTAGTTGCGGTgaatttgcgtacgcgctcgaaacgacgcgGAAGGAGGCAGCAGTACAATACATCGCCTAATGATACCGATCCTAACCAAAACTCCAATATTCCGCATTTCCGGATAGAATCGTGCAGTTCTCCAACCCGACCGATTGCATGGAAATGAATGTTCACACAACACGTTATCCTGCAATGTGAATATCCAAAGCTTAACATTTGTGAACATGAATACGTTGATTAAACTCACCTGCTATCCATTTGAAAACTACTTCACTGGCAAAAAAGTACATGCctgttgaagaaaagaataacgAAACTGAAATACTATAGGTTACCTCTTCACAAACTGTTCACAACTTCTTCAGACTATAAAAGTTTTCAACTAgttccaaaaagaaattaaaataactaaaaGTGATGATAGTTAACCGAATGACGACCGCGCGCTCTTTCCGTGTCTGGTATATGGGGCAGCGCGCCTATCGCGTCCAATATGCCCCAGGCAGAGCCCACCGGCGGGCCACGCTGTCCCTTGAGACcccattttttctgttgactCCTGTtgaaagttttgaatttttttcgtagacCATGATTCGAgttctttttcaataattcTGATCTGGATGAGAGTTTCGGCCAATTGTCGTGAGACTCTGATGCTGAAGATGATGAAGTGATGGCGAGATAGACGATTCACAGGCAGACGCTCTAGTACTTTGTCcaaaaattgattttgattCAGGTTCTAGTTCACTGAGTACAATTAGTAGTGATGATGATAGCGGGCGATGGACAAGCTATGCTCTGAAGAACTATGCTATGAAGCTGACCATAGATGGAACTTTTCGGATCACCATGGGCCAGATAATATAGTTTTGATGTGCTCTACACCagttgatttctttgaattgtTTCTAGAGGATAAATGAGGACTAGAATACAATGTATCTGATAAATACTTTaaagctttgaaaatttcaaaaatatattgtAGCCAATAATTTTATCACCGTGGCCCACCGGCGGCCTACACGGTCCTACGCGGTCGTAAATGGGTTAAACACTACGAAAAGATAACAGTGAGGTGAAAGTGCTTGTAAAATTCAGTTAGGCATAtaatatggtcaaaacgacatgaagcattaCAGCTAGGAGCGTGATGAAACCCTTGTTGGCCCCATCCATcattgcagtttgcgacgatTCAAattcggttccaactgctgccctcaccgttttgacccgactaaaGCTTACTTTGCTAGTTTCTCAGAAATCAAATACAAAAGCTACAATTCTGCCTCAATGCACCCCTAATCCGATTACAAGTGTGACCTCCCGTAAGTTTGATAAATAACTTCGGTAGATGTTCAAgagtttactttatttttcacaaaatacaGTAACTTCAATATGGGCATATATACCTttctgtaacaaaaaaaaaatcattcaaagaaatcattcaaaatttaTGACTCTGCCTTAGTACACCCTTTTTCAATCAGAAATGTGGCCGCCCATATCTCCGATAAATTACATTGGTAGGTGTTAGGgagtttattgtttattttccattatcatttatttattctattcatttatttatttccacaaTGTTGTAATTGAAATATGAACGTATATACCTTTCTGAAACAAGGAAGATTTCGAAGCAGAAAttaagtaaaacaaaattccaCCATTTACTTTCAGTGAAACAGACTATGAAGGGAACAAGCATCGtcaaaaataggaaaagaacACTCACACAGCTCTGTAAttcgttgattttttaaagtagatTTTACAAAAGACGACACAGTATACCTGTACATAAAGACGAACATTCTTTTCCAGTACACTGCTGCGTCGCATAATCTAAGTAATAATCATTGTGTGCCTCACCGTTCAAGTAAAAGTTCTTTACAGCACAAAGTCAACTACAACAACAAAGAGTAGCAGCACCCCTGCTGCTTCCGAAATGCATGGCAAGTGGTACCGTTCTGACACGAAGTGAAGTCCCTCGCCATCTATATACGTTTAGCTGAACGTAAATTTAAATCATAgcttaattcttttttgtttttgcaattttcgtcAAATCCAGTATAGATCAATCTTTCTCCATGTTTTATTGACGAAAGGCGATCAACCAGCTGAGGTTTGTTACCACAAAACAACATGATTAGATTATTTGGATTAGTGAAGAACTAAGGCCGCGTATCGTTGACGCCATCAACTTATTTGGCAAGGGACAACCGTTTCAACGCCGGAAGAGCAGCGAAAGGTGCCGACCTTTAAGCTTCACCTCAACTCCGTTCTGACAATGAACAACCGTTTGCTAGACATCTAAAAATCTAAAGGACTTTGGAATAAGGTATTCGATTCCTAGCCCCGCTTAACTCTTCACCGTTTGATTGTATGGCTTCACAAAAGGAGCCGTGAATATCAACATCAACCGAAACTCAacttggcaggtctgaaagatgaCAAATGCAGAGAGAAGTTCTGAAAACCAGTGTCGATCAACATTGGATAACGAACATAACGAACAAGAAGGAGAATGGACAACACTAACTCTTTCACTAAATGTATTCAGGACACTACAGAGAAAAtgcttttgatttttgcaCCGAAGAAGAAGTACGCCTTTGTATCTTCGTAGACAAGACTTCGTCCAAATCCTTATGTACAGAAGGCTctactggtgacttcaaccaggagaAGCATCTGAGAATGAGGTTGCCCATCAGAAAAAACGCTATCGTGGGAATGAATGGACATTGAAGACAAAGAGGTTTGGAGAAgaacgcaagaaaaaaacctacattATGCTAAGGCGCTGCAGTATATGGTGATGAAGAGGTGTTTACTTATAATAAAAACGGTCAGTGGAGTCCGAGGTTCCGGTGTGTAcccaaaaaatgaaagatggAAAATTTGGCAGTGACaatggaattagcgcagaaatgctgaatgCAAATGCAATGAAATGCATAATTCCTCTCTACAATAAGCTATGCGTCACAGAAGCCAGGAAATACCGAGGAATATCGTTGCTGCGTGTGATGTTCAAGATTTTCGAGCGGATGATCCTGGACCGGCTAATCAAACACCGCGAAGAAGCCACCCTCTACTAATAAGCATGGTTTCGCTCCGGTAGATCGACAATTGGTCAGGTATTTATTGAGAGAAGTGAAGCGTAGAAGAGTAGAAGTGTAGAAGCGATATCCAGTAGCATGTATAATTAGGGATTTTAGACATAGAAGCCGCTTTTGATTCTCTTCATCGAGGTAGTCTTCCCAACGCGCTTCGTGCTGATTAAGTACGCCTAACTAACGACATGAATAGTAGAACAGCTAATGCAGTTGGAACACTACTTGGATATTCTTCACCGTTCAAATAGAAacacaaaaagaggaaatagaaATGAGCCGATGTCGCGCCGCCTGTACGGCTCTTGGTCGATCTCGAGCACACCGACAATGTAGTAATATCCGCTTCAAGTAGCCCAGACTGGCCGAACAACCTATTGAACTggtggatgagttctgttatttgggctgtatgctgaaaaacgacggcAGCCACAAGGAGATATTTAGCGAATGTGTGCTGAAGCCACATAACTCGGTATTCAACTCATTGATCAGGTGGGTGTGGTCGAGCTGAAGACAAGTTCTGAGCCTACCTAACCCCAATTCGcgctatcatgatgtacggatcgaaAACTTAGCAGGGCTGTCGACGGTGACGTAGAAGTTTGACaacatggaaagaaaaatatttatacaATTCTAGGGGCACTTTTGGCCGATAGTGTCCCGCCTTAAGGAAGAACATTACTTTGAAGCGGATATAGGTGACACgtgaaaatcacgaaaaatcCGACATTTTGCCAGGGCTTTCTGAAGTAGTCGTAAAAAGCCTTCTTTGGGTGATGATTTGATAATGAGGTGATCGTCTAATTCTGTTGTTTAGGATGTCCTGACGATGCTCTCAGACTCAAACTGGAAAGGACTTCCTGGTCCCAAGCGAAAGCTTTGGACGGAGGTGGTGGAGGAAGAACTGAGAACGCTTGGCGTTGAAAagcagttcagtcgagacgtaaTGCTCTACTGTTTATGGAAACGCATCAAATTCATTACAGCCGTGGCTGAAGATTGAACAGGATGGACTCGGGTATGTCTAGGGACGACACATCCCGGCCAAAGAGTCACTGAGTCAAATTAAGCAAGGTGAATTTCATAAACATCAACTCCTTTATTCATTCTCAAGCTTCAAAGTGAAACAAACCCTAAATGTCGTCTGGATTGCGCATTTCAAGTGCTCAGAGCTACATAATGGCGCCTCAATTGTAATCTCTTAAGTTCGTTGATGCTGAAGAGGGACCGCAGTGACAAGGAAGGGAAAACTCTGCAAAGCCGGATCCATAGGTATATCCGTTCTATTAAGCAAGGAAAAATGTTCCCCTCTCTTCAATTCCAGAGATGATGATGAGGGAAAATAGCAGTTCGTTGAAACGTAACCTACGAAACAGAGGGTGGGTTATTCTAAGTAAACATCCCCGTTTCATATCAAAATAGAAATGTATAACGATTACCTTCGACTTTTTACGAATGAAGAAATATGTAAATGTGTTAATAACGACAATGACGAAGAATAGACAAGAGTTATGAATAAAGTAATAACCAATATCACTTAATTTACAGCTTGATCCCTCGATGTTCCACGAGAGTGCCTCGGTgtcaaatacaaaaatacaacCAGCTGTTAGAAAGAGGAATACTGTTGTGCaactagtttttctttgaatacattgaaaattttaccTATCAGATATATACTAACAAGAAGAACAGGCGGCATCCAGAAGCAGAACATAAAAATTATGAGATTTTTCCCAGTGAATATGACCCTAAagaattccctttttttttcttatcttagaaaaagaacaagtaaGAGCAATAAGAACTCGTACTTGTATTTTACGCCGCTTTTGATAGCAATGAGACGATTCAAGGCCATCTGCAAACCACTGTACACAGAGGCAGCCAAGAAAATATTCATGAGGTCACCCAATCTGGCGCCAAAGATGGAGGAAGTAACAGATTTATCGGAACAactgaaatgtttttaaacCCAAATGTTCTTTAACTTTGTAACTTCAGCTAGATGATTtagaaagtctttttttttgaagaagtagTTATCCATCCAAAAACGTTCGAAAGTTTTCCAATGTTTAAAATTCGAATATTAAACGAAAATCGAAGTTCAGCAGATAAAACTCACAAAAATACTAGAGGGCTTATCCATAAACTATAAATAAGCAGCCCTCCAGTATCACAAATAAGGCGAGATATGCATGTGTACATATAAGGGCCGAAAAACAGTGGTGCCCCTTTTATTCGAATGATGACGAAAATGTTGATCAAGAAACCGGTAGTTCCAGTCTGAAATGTGCTAACCGTATCTTTTTAATGTCCGGCGAAAATATCACtcatgtcctaaaaaaaaacactaaaaaatatGGAGATACCAACCACAGCAAGAAGTGCTGCTGCTAGAATATGATCATCCTGCTCACAGTCTACTACAGTGTTGTTCGT
Coding sequences within it:
- a CDS encoding hypothetical protein (NECATOR_CHRIV.G16859.T1), with protein sequence MTNNTVVDCEQDDHILAAALLAVTGTTGFLINIFVIIRIKGAPLFFGPYMYTCISRLICDTGGLLIYSLWISPLVFLVIFTGKNLIIFMFCFWMPPVLLVSIYLIVSLFFSSTGMYFFASEVVFKWIAG